The Limisphaerales bacterium genome has a window encoding:
- a CDS encoding SDR family oxidoreductase, whose translation MRIFLIGCGYVGLPLGKALAEMGHEVHGVRRTNFTAEGITSHALDITEAGALDALPRNFDWVINTVSSARGDAETHRAVFVDGTKNLLDWLGDSTTRVLFTSSTSVYPQTDSAWVDEASPVDGPVLREAEALFLNATQAATVLRVAGIYGPKRGYLFRQFLRGEAVLTEGGKRWINMIHRDDVVGAILAAIKLAPGIYNVADDEPVTQLAFFKWLASRLEKSMPPEGERVSRKRVATSKRVRNAKLKALGWKLRFPTFREGYENLIREE comes from the coding sequence ATGCGAATCTTCCTTATCGGTTGCGGCTACGTCGGCCTTCCATTAGGAAAGGCTCTAGCCGAAATGGGCCACGAAGTCCACGGCGTACGGCGAACGAATTTCACCGCCGAAGGCATCACGTCGCACGCGCTCGACATCACCGAGGCCGGTGCACTCGATGCGTTGCCGCGTAATTTTGATTGGGTAATCAACACCGTATCCTCCGCTCGCGGTGATGCCGAAACGCATCGCGCGGTGTTTGTGGACGGCACAAAAAACCTGCTTGATTGGCTGGGCGACTCAACAACACGCGTGCTCTTCACCAGCAGCACGAGCGTGTATCCCCAAACCGACAGCGCGTGGGTAGATGAAGCTAGCCCCGTTGACGGGCCGGTGTTGCGCGAGGCAGAAGCATTATTTCTCAACGCCACGCAAGCCGCCACCGTGCTTCGCGTGGCGGGGATTTACGGACCGAAACGGGGATATCTTTTTCGACAATTCTTGAGAGGCGAAGCCGTGCTCACCGAAGGCGGCAAACGTTGGATTAATATGATCCACCGCGATGACGTGGTGGGCGCCATCCTCGCCGCGATAAAATTGGCGCCGGGAATTTACAACGTGGCCGATGACGAACCGGTCACGCAACTCGCGTTTTTCAAATGGCTCGCATCGCGCTTGGAAAAATCCATGCCACCGGAAGGGGAACGGGTTTCCCGCAAGCGGGTGGCCACGAGCAAGCGCGTGCGCAATGCGAAACTCAAGGCACTGGGATGGAAGTTGCGGTTCCCGACGTTCCGTGAGGGGTACGAAAATTTAATCCGTGAAGAATAG
- a CDS encoding metallopeptidase family protein gives MTPNFDRLLDLARTEVQTAIDTLPDTLRPAAEAVVVTLEPLPNDGLVADGIAPDTLGLFLGESMADPPSSHPQPTQIILFLENLWQFAGDDEAVYLDEVRITYLHELGHYFGFDEDDLEERNLD, from the coding sequence ATGACTCCCAACTTCGACCGCCTGCTCGACCTCGCGCGGACCGAAGTGCAAACCGCCATCGACACACTGCCCGACACGCTGCGCCCTGCCGCTGAAGCCGTGGTCGTCACCCTTGAACCCCTCCCCAACGACGGCCTCGTCGCCGACGGCATCGCGCCGGACACCCTCGGCCTTTTTCTCGGCGAATCCATGGCTGACCCGCCCAGCAGCCATCCACAACCCACGCAAATTATTCTCTTCCTCGAAAACCTCTGGCAATTCGCCGGGGACGACGAAGCCGTTTACCTCGACGAAGTCCGCATCACCTACCTCCACGAACTCGGCCACTACTTCGGCTTCGACGAGGATGACCTCGAAGAACGGAACTTAGACTGA
- a CDS encoding DUF721 domain-containing protein, whose amino-acid sequence MSASPPTRAARSVLAAWRGIDLSEQERARSDRARSPAHLMPNVMKRLGLDQRRREAEVAKVWRNLIDPSVTAHAEPAGIHKGTLFVNVDSNVWLSEIVRYRRHEILERLQNAFGAEFIARISFRVG is encoded by the coding sequence ATGAGCGCGTCACCGCCCACCCGGGCGGCACGAAGCGTGCTCGCCGCGTGGCGGGGTATTGACCTCAGCGAACAAGAGCGCGCTCGTTCTGACCGCGCGCGGTCTCCCGCCCACCTGATGCCTAACGTGATGAAACGGTTGGGGTTGGACCAACGTCGGCGCGAGGCGGAGGTGGCCAAAGTGTGGCGCAACCTCATCGACCCCAGCGTGACCGCGCACGCGGAGCCTGCCGGCATTCACAAAGGCACGCTGTTTGTAAATGTGGACAGCAACGTGTGGCTTAGCGAAATCGTGCGCTACCGTCGGCACGAAATTTTGGAACGGTTACAAAACGCATTCGGAGCAGAATTCATCGCGCGTATTTCGTTCCGTGTCGGGTAG
- a CDS encoding pentapeptide repeat-containing protein — MEATQSAEDIIGALRRAKETGEPLGPELLDLRGVRFTDADLSGLDLTGCNFSDCEMSRCNLSGACCPSANFNGAKLYKATLDGAEFLGTTFRGANLTECKALKTGFGMTDFTDANCYHAKMEDATFVEAQIRNVDFRAAKMARTRLYEADLERTDFDQADLSDADLRATNIEGVNFRNTSLRGSQLREVQNYTRADWIGADIRDIDFAGAYLVRQHIIDENFLYEYKHQSKITRCVYYVWKWTSNCGRSLTRWGLFLTLNVLLFAFIYWALDQWAKPAGGGSHLKGIEELGGDFIPYLYYSVVTFTTLGYGDVSPTSAIGQGVLIVHIAFGYLGLGALLSILATKFASRGH, encoded by the coding sequence ATGGAGGCCACCCAATCAGCGGAAGACATCATTGGCGCGTTGCGGCGTGCCAAGGAAACAGGTGAGCCGTTGGGGCCGGAGCTGCTTGATTTGCGTGGGGTGCGGTTTACCGATGCGGATCTTTCGGGGCTGGATTTGACGGGTTGCAATTTTTCCGATTGCGAGATGAGCCGGTGCAATCTTTCCGGCGCGTGTTGCCCGAGCGCAAACTTCAACGGGGCTAAACTTTACAAGGCTACCTTGGATGGCGCGGAATTTCTCGGCACCACGTTTCGTGGCGCGAACCTCACTGAATGCAAAGCGCTCAAGACGGGGTTTGGCATGACCGATTTCACGGATGCCAATTGCTACCACGCGAAAATGGAGGACGCCACATTCGTGGAGGCACAAATTCGAAACGTCGATTTCCGCGCAGCCAAGATGGCGCGCACGCGATTGTACGAGGCGGATCTTGAGCGCACGGATTTTGACCAAGCCGACCTCAGCGATGCGGACTTGCGGGCGACCAACATCGAAGGCGTAAATTTCCGCAACACCTCATTGCGCGGCTCGCAGCTGCGCGAGGTGCAAAACTACACGCGCGCCGATTGGATTGGCGCGGACATTCGTGACATCGACTTCGCCGGCGCGTATCTCGTGCGCCAGCACATTATCGATGAAAATTTTCTGTACGAATACAAACACCAAAGCAAGATCACGCGCTGCGTTTACTATGTCTGGAAATGGACCAGCAACTGCGGCCGCAGCCTGACGCGCTGGGGATTGTTCCTCACGCTGAACGTGCTGCTCTTCGCCTTCATTTACTGGGCGCTCGATCAATGGGCCAAGCCGGCTGGCGGCGGCAGCCATCTTAAAGGCATTGAGGAATTGGGCGGCGACTTTATTCCGTACCTTTATTATAGCGTGGTCACCTTCACCACACTCGGCTACGGCGACGTGTCGCCCACTTCGGCGATTGGGCAGGGAGTGCTGATTGTGCATATTGCCTTTGGCTATTTGGGATTGGGCGCGCTATTGTCTATCCTTGCTACTAAATTTGCCTCACGCGGACATTGA
- the mntR gene encoding transcriptional regulator MntR, which yields MHVASFAHVTYPPPVPATPASLTKPSQSAEDYLERIHELIEAKGSAHVADIAQSLNVGQPSVTSMVQKLADDGYLRYEKYRSITLTDAGRAVALRIRDRHIVLASFFTLFGLDDETQARDIEGIEHHLSPDTLKTFADLTEFFQQNPKTLTRFQSSRNSGKTSPKP from the coding sequence ATGCACGTTGCCAGCTTCGCCCACGTAACTTACCCTCCACCCGTGCCCGCCACGCCAGCCAGCCTTACCAAGCCCAGCCAAAGCGCCGAGGATTATCTCGAGCGCATCCACGAGCTCATCGAGGCCAAAGGCTCCGCGCACGTGGCCGACATCGCCCAATCGCTCAACGTCGGCCAGCCGAGCGTCACCAGTATGGTGCAAAAACTCGCTGACGACGGCTATCTGCGTTACGAAAAATACCGTTCCATCACCCTCACCGATGCAGGCCGCGCCGTGGCCCTGCGCATTCGCGATCGCCACATCGTGCTCGCCAGTTTTTTCACCCTCTTCGGCCTAGACGACGAAACCCAAGCGCGCGACATCGAAGGCATCGAGCATCATCTCAGCCCCGACACCCTAAAAACCTTCGCCGACCTCACTGAATTTTTCCAACAAAACCCCAAAACCCTCACCCGGTTTCAATCTTCCCGTAACTCCGGCAAAACCTCCCCGAAGCCATGA